Genomic window (Equus przewalskii isolate Varuska chromosome 12, EquPr2, whole genome shotgun sequence):
GATAATTAAATACGCCCAGATTATTTCAGGGAGTGCTCCCTCTTATGAAATAAAGCAAGCTTCCCCTGACTGAGGTCCCAGTGTAGGTCCCCACAAAGGACACAGGCGAATTCCCAGCAGTTGAGGAAGGGACTTCCTGGTCCCCATCCCTCAGtcctgccctctggcttctctgGAGCTGGATGCCTGCGGTCAAGTCGCAGCTCTGTTAAAGCTGTGTCACCTCGGGCAAGTGGCTGAACTTGTCTGGGCCCAGTTTCCACATcggaaaaatggggaaaataacagCATCCATTTCAGAGGACTGACATGAGGAGTGAGCGAATCTGTGTAACGTGGGGAGCACAGTCCTGGCACACTGTGAGTCCTGTATCACTATTCTTCTTCCCAAGGCTGGGTCCTCCTCATTCAGATCTCAGACCACGGTCCCCCAAAGGCAGCCTCCAGCTCCCACGGCAGCCCCACCTGCTCACTTCCTCAGACCACCTGTGTGTCTTCCTGAGCATTCTCTGCTATGGGATCCTTTCTGTTtggtttcctctttttaaaaaaggctgcAAGCTTTCCGAAGGGCAGAAACCTTGTCTGTTTTCTCGGCTGCTATTCCCCAGCACCGAGCTTCCTGctcggcacacagtaggcgccCAGGAAGCAGTGGTTTGAGTCAAGGACTGCGGCACCCCGGCAGGGGCCTGCTTCGTCCCAAGGCCTGCCACGCCACCACCACCAGCCACCACGACttgctgggggggcgggggagcagGCTCGGGGCGAGCTGTCTTCCCCTTCTTTCACCTTCCCAGCGTCACTTTATGGGCGCACAACTCCAGAACCTTCCCGGCCCAGGCCACCGCCCCACAATCAGGGCCTTCCCGGTTCTGCCTtcggggagggaggatgggggtgGCCCGCGGAGGCCAGTTTCAAGCGCGTCCTGAAGTCCCTCCCGCCGCCCCGCGTCGCTTTAAGGCGGAGGCCCgggagggggccggcccgcgCGCCGCTCCAGCCTTCGGCATTTCCTCCCCGCCAGCTGGCGCGGCCTCGCCTCCCCTCGGAAGAGGAAACTCCCGGCGCCCGAGTAACGGGAACCGGCGCGCAGGGGAGCGGCGGGCGACCCCGCGGGCCAGGAGAGCGGGCCAGGGTAGGAGGCGAGCCGGATCGGGCCAGCAGCTGGGCGCGGGCCGCGCGCCGGGGCGCCGGGCGGGGAGGGCCGCCGGGCAGGACACAGCGCGCGGCGGGCTAGGGCGCGGCCCCGGGCCCGGGAGGGCAGAGCGCGCCGCCGCTGCAAGGAACCCTTGAGCCGGGAGAGGAGGCCGAGCTGGAGGGCGGCTTCCCCCGGCCCTGCGAGGGGGGAGCCGCCGCGGAGGCGCAGGCGAGCGGGCCAGCGGGGCTGCCCGGGCGCTGCGCGCATGCCGGTCCGGGGGCGCCGCCGGGGCTCGCGCCCTGGGCTGCTCGGCCGCCGCGGCCCCAGGCGCCCGGCATGTCGGTGCACTATACCCTCAATCTGCGCGTCTTCTGGCCCCTGGTGACCGGCCTGTGCACCGCCCTCGTGTGCCTCTACCATGTCCTGCGGGGAAGCGGGGGCGCCCGGGCCGAGCCCCTCGACGGCGCCGACGGCGGCTTCCCGCTGCTCAAGGTGGCGATCCTGCTCCTCCTCGGCTACATCCTCCTGCGCTGTCGCCACGCTGTCCGGCAGCGCTTCCTGCCCGGGTCTCCGCGCCTGGGGAGGCACACCGCCTTCTCTCCGAGACACTTCCGAGAGCCGAGCCTCGCCATCTTGCTGGAGAGTTACTACGAGCATGAAGTGCGCCTGTCGCCGCACGTGCTGGGCCACAGCAAGGCGCACGTGAGCCGGATCGTGGGCGAGCTGGTGCGGGCTGGTCGCGCCCGAGGGTCCCCAGGTCCCATCCCCGGAGGAGCGCTGGCCCTGGCCTTCCGCGGAGACTTCATCCAGGTGGGCAGCGCCTACGAGCAGCATAAAATCCGCCGGCCCGACGGCTTCGACGTGCTGGTGCCGCTGCGCCTCCCGCCGCTGGTGGCGCTGGAGCCGCGGGGCCTGGGCGCCGAGCCCGGGCTGTCCCCAGGCTTCCACGGCTGCTTCGTGTGCGCACTCAAGGCGCCGCCGGGGGCCTCGGGGGCCCACTGGCTCCGGGACTGCAAACCCTTCGCCGACGGCTTTTGCGTGGACGTGCGTGGGCGGCGCCACCTCTCGGCCGCGCTGGTGCTGCGCTGGTTCCAGTCGCACCTGCAGCGCTCCCTGGCCACCGTGCGCTACAGCCTGGAGGAGCGTTGTCGCGTCAGCCTGACCCCGGGTGGCCTGGAACAGCCTCCCACCCTGCATATCCTACCCTGCCGCACCGATTACGGCTGCTGCCGCCTTTCCATGGCCGTGCGTCTCATCCCCGCCGTCCATTTGGGCGACAGTGTCTTCCTCGtggcaccaccaccaccaccctcgcCCTTCGGGCCCCTTTCGGAGCTCCCAGGAGGCCTGCGTGCCGAGGCACTGTGGGGCGTGAACACAGCGCGCCAGGAGCAGAAGCTGCTGAGCTGGCTGCAGGAACGGGCCCCTCCAGGTGCCTGCTACCTCAAGTGCCTGCAGTTACTTAAAGCTCTGCGCGACCTAGGCGCCCGTGGCCTGGACCCCATGGCTGCCACCCAGTGGGGACGCATCCTCTCCTCTTACGTGCTCAAGACAGCGCTGCTGGCGGTGCTGCTGTGCAAGGGGGCTGCCGCGCAAGGCTGGGACGAGGCGCACCTGGTTGAGCGCCTGGAAGAGTTGGTGCAGTTCCTTAGGGACTGCCTGCTGCGACGCCATACACTCTTCCACTGCGTCCTGGGCCCTGGCGGGGCGGCCGTGGAGGTGGGCCCACTGCCCAAGGTCCTGCGTGAAGCAGCCCCAGTTGACCTCCTGGCTGTTTTCGACAGGCACGCCCGGGAGCTCGCAGCGGCACGCTTGCTGTCCACGTGGCGAAGGCTGCCCCAGCTTCTCCGGGCCTATGGGGGTCCCCGCTACCTTGCCAGGTGCCCCCCACCAGGGAGTCAGCGTACCCAGGGGTTCCCTGAAGACGAACCGTAAACCGTGACAGCGCCCCCACCTGGCCTAATGTCCTAAAGCTTCTCCcaccaggtgggggtggggatggcaaTGAAGCCAGTTGAAAGCAAGGAAGATAAACTGCAGGTGTTGGAAAATTAAGAAGATGGTATTTGGTGCTTAAATGGCACCCTGGCTCCACAATTCAATATAGTTATGGCGTCTTCTTCACGCCCACCAGGGGGGTCCTGGGCAGGCTACAGAAAAACAGCCAAGGGCAGCAGCTAGGAGTTGGTCCAAATGTTGGTTTGTGTAGAATGATTCTGGATTCTGCTTTTAGGGAAGTCCAGTAAAGGAAGCAAGAACTAGCTGCAGAGAAAGTGCCCCATGTCGGTTTTTAAGACACAGATCTCGCTGGCCCCAAATCTGAAGAAGGGAATGTGTTTTCAGGTAACTTCTTGCAAGGTCCTGGGTTCCTGACGGTCTTTACAAAAATCTGAATCTTAATCTACAACTGGAATTGAAGTTCTATTCTGGGGGCGAATGATCTGAGAAACACAGTTTCCATTATTCAAATTAACATTAATTCACTGGAGTCGTTGGAATTTTTAAATGGTGCAATCACGGGGGTTTGACAGGTCCCCGAAGAATTAAATCACATGTGTGGAGAGGCAGTCAAGAGTCAGTTAGAGAAACTTCCAGAGCAGATAGCACCTTGTTTTGACCAATTCTTTTGTATTGTGATAATTGCTAGTGCCAAATGTTGCATCTGAAAGGGAGTCTGGGTACATTTCCTATTAGGAAATGTGCAGTGAAAAATAGGCTGGCTTAACATCCCCGCAGGCGCACGCCGGGCCGTGTACCAGTCAACGCCCGTtcattgagcacctcctgtgagCCAGGCGCAGCGCAGAGCAGCAGTAGATACCTAAGACAACACTGGTGAGGGCCTAAAACATGTCGGGTCTGGAGAAAGATGTGTTTCAGTCTTTGCCAATCAAGGGGTCTCGCCAGGGCTGGCTGTGGCTGGAGACAGAAACCCTTTTTGTTTTAAGGCTTTTTAGCAAACTCCTTCGCATGGAGATTTCTTTCTGAGTTGAAGGAGATAATGGAAAGGAGCTACTGCTGCTGTGCCTAGCATGTCGTTGGCTCTCTCAGTCAATGCTCAGTGATGGTTAGTTTTTCTCCCATTGCCCAAGCGGCCTGCAAGTGGTCCTCAGGCCAGCTTTGAGGAGCGGTTGATTTGGCACAGGACTTGCAAAGCATTTCACTTAGAGTTCAGCGGCTTGGGCTCTGTGCCTGAAGATCAGTTACTCCCCGATCGAGGGAGATGGCCCTTGGCAGCGGtctgctcttttttctctttgggcATAAATATGACCAGGTTGGGTGTATTTAGCACCTGGAAGGAGCCCATCCTGAAATCCACTCCTTGTCCTCCCAAATTTCTAACAGCCCTCCTTTGCATCAGTTGACTTAAAACTCAGTTTAGGTTTATAAAGGTCCACCATCTGCTGGCCTAATAGAAAATGCAGCCATCCCAGTGTTAtccttcagaaattttttttttttttttttttttttttttggtgaggaagatgggccctgagctagtatctgtgccaatcctcctctattttgtatgtgggatgtcaccacagcagggcttgatgagcggtatgtagatctgctcctgggatctgaactcccaaaccctgggctgcagaagtggggcatccgaacttaaccactccgccaccaggccagcccctgggatttttgtctttcttaataAAGACATGCACTTCCTTAGGCTCTTAAAGGTAAAACTTGGAAGACGGAAGTAGCCACCTGAATAGGGCCATTGTTTCATTTCTGAGCTCTTTAGAGGGAACTCTTCCAACCCTTTTTAGGGGACCAACTTGGCCACTGCAGGAAATCACTGTAAATAAACGATTTCTAGAGAATCCTTCTCATTGGGGCTGCAAAGACTTTTTCTACCCCTCGCAACCTTGGACTGTAAGAAACAGTTGCAAATGTCATACTGTCTCTTTGAGGTTGTTTTGGGGCCAGTTCCCCTGGATACCACAAAGGTCGCTCTAAGCTTTGCAGGTCAGTGAGGTCATAGGTACTGCTTTTAGCAAAGGATTAGTCTAGCAGCTTCCTGCAAAGACAGAAACTgcacagtgtttttaaaaattaccttttaaaataaatgccacaACTAAGtagtctttatatatatatatatacatatttataatgttttcatGCTCAGCCACAATTTCTCCTGTAGTCCTTAATTCTCCTGGATCAGGGGAGTTAAAAGCTAAGTGTTCCAGATATTTCTAGCCGAGTTGATAGGTTCCTTCTCTTTTGTATCTTACTAGCATTTTCAAGTTTAAATCTGGTAACATACTGTTCttgtagttttttttgttttgtatttctttcaggTTAATTACCCAAAGCCTCATCCATcctcaagatttttaaattttattattattttttaaagtaacggGGCATTGTgtttgtgagtttttaaaatattcatgttttatttaaatgcCATGCTGAGCAATTGTTCTCTGTCCATGGTAACCAAATCAGAGCTTTCGATCAATTTTGATCAATGTTTAATAATCCCAGACATGTACTGTGTACAAATGCAATAATAGGGCTTATTAGCCAGGTGTGATGGTTGCCCGAGGCACTTAATTACACTCACTTCTGTGTTTTATTAGGGCTCCGTCATGTCCTTGATCTGAAACGTACACATTTTTGGTGTGTACTTGGTACTGGAGATTCATATATGCAAATATTCTCATACAAGAAGGTTCAAAATtgatcatgttaaaaaaaaaaaaagattaattgtCCAGCCAGTGTCCAAAGGATATGTGTTGGCGGACAGGACTCAGCCATTTTGCCACGAGACACCCTTCGGGGTCTGACCAGTCCTAGGAGCCATCCTGGAAtgctggaggggctgggagaaggggttatttctttgcaaaatgaaactgaagctgagagaagggagaattCAAGCGAACCAAGAGAAAGCGGAAGAATTCAGGAAGAAGGACTTAAGAtggaagtgaaaggaagagatggggagaaggggagacgGGTTGGAAATCATGTGAGGGTGTGAGAGAGGTTTGGGTGAGGAAACACACTTTTAGGTATGTGCTATTCTAAACCAGGGGTCGCAAACTCAGCAGCCTGCAGAAGCAAGTTAGGAAGATAAATAAGGGAAGCGGGGTGGGGGGGTAGTGGAGACTACGCCCTTTATAAGGGGCGGCCGTCACGGCTCAGCTCCATGCAGGGAAAAATGGgtagagaggggctggaaatcatgattttttttttaaaaagtgaaacttccttatttttaaacagaataacTTAAAACTGTCCAAAACACCATGTGGGCCAAAGAAAACATTTGGTTGAGCCTGGGGGCCACCAGTTTGCGACCCCTGCCTTACACAGTTAACCCCCCAAGTATGGATAAGGTTCTGTTTATCATTATGGGTATGATGTTATACTTCGTTGGGGGTGTGATATTTCAAGTCTATCTCTCAGAGCTAAGCTTTATtatagaaacaaaccaaaaaaaattaacacgGCCACAGATAACACTTAACTCGCAATTCCCAGAAGGACCCGGGATCCTGGAGCCTCTTTTCGAGTCAGATCCTCTGCTGGGGGCCGGTTCTTGGCATTTCCTGAGTGAGTCAAGGCCAAACCCCTTGGTTCTGTCGGAGCTTTCAGATGAGTAATCAGGAAGGATTGCAGaataacttgtttcttttttatttgcattttattcttatttttaaattaattattaggTTTTTGATGGTATCCTAGCCTGTGGCTTGGCAATGATGGTTGGTGGCCGTAAACACCAGAAAAACAATGCTGGGTCTTCCGGCCAAGCTCCTTAGGCTTGTCACCCTTCCCACTGCCGAGAAGACTGTTCTGATCAGAGGTCTCTATCGCTTTCTGACTCGGTGGCTCCCACTGAAATTGACATCCCCGCATTCTGAAGGCATTAACCGAAAATACTCCCAAAGCATCTCTTCGAACCTCATGGAGTAAGTccctttttctgtaaaatgtggcTTTCAACCTTGAGGATGAAGACTTATGCTTATCCACGTGGAGGAAGGCTGTTACCTCCCTCCCAGGGGTGGGGGGAAATGAGCCTCCTTAACATTTCCAGTGTCCCctccagagggaaaaagaagttCAGTGTTATCATCTTggcatttgttaatttttttaaaaaatcacatgtgTTACTTAGACACTACTGTTTATGTTTTTATACCTACATAGCACATGATTTGGTGGGGATAAAGCAAGTATAaattggggagggagaaagataTATGCCATCTTCTATACAGAGAGAACAGACCAAAACGTGCAGCTAAATGATAGCTGGTCTGGTTTTTGAAATATCAGATATGCAGGAATATTTTTAGCaccttttgctttaaaaaaaaaaagtgccttgATTCAGTCACTTGACTTTAAAACATTCctcttattttattgttatttttcatgtGTATTCTGACCCCAAATGGCGTGTTAGGACGCAGTCTGTCGGCTGCAGCCATAGCATATTTTGTTCCAATAACAGAGACCAAAGAGTTGATCAGATATAATTCAGCTGCTACAGTTGTGTGATTAAAAAGCGTTTTAATCGCCAAATTTCCGTGGCCCAAACAGTCGAGGCCtgagatttgttttctatttcaggtTGGAGTAAATTTGCACTTTTAATCATATGGGTCATTGGGGGGCCTTGTTCTTTTTATACTTTGCTTTGTCAATAAAGGAACTTATAGAAACCTCTGGACTGAACGTCAGATTCGGGGAGGGCTCTCACACTAGCTTCTGATTCCTTACAGCAGCCTCACCTGCTTTCAGCGGCTGGGTGTATGGGGGTGTTTGCCCGGGCAGCAAAGCTGGGATCTTGTTTGTACAGAAATGGCCCTTTGCAAGGATGGGAAAGGATGCCAGGTCATAGTTCTCTAGGCTTGCAGCTTGGGGTCCTGCCTTcgaatcttcttttttcttgcctggaaccttctgcccctgcccctcctctctgctccccccctccaccccactcccgGCGCCCACACCCCCCTCAACACAATTCAAGTCCTGGCCTGTGGCTAATTTACAGCTCAAAAATTGTGCCCAGAAATCTCTTAGGCCCTCGGGCCCTCTGCAAATGGTAAACATTTGCTAATATAAGAAACCATCAGGCTTAGCGGGAGATGAAGCTCCGAGACTCTGCAGGACTCTGTGAAGAAGCGGTGGGGCTGGGTGGAAGTTTAGGTAAAGCTGGGGCCACAGGCTGATTCCACAGTAGTTGTGCAGGATGCCTGCGTGCGGGAAGGTGGGGCGTGTGCTTCCTTTAGTTTTCAACAAGTAGTTATAGAGTGGCTACTGTCCCTGGGCATT
Coding sequences:
- the ITPRIPL2 gene encoding inositol 1,4,5-trisphosphate receptor-interacting protein-like 2 produces the protein MSVHYTLNLRVFWPLVTGLCTALVCLYHVLRGSGGARAEPLDGADGGFPLLKVAILLLLGYILLRCRHAVRQRFLPGSPRLGRHTAFSPRHFREPSLAILLESYYEHEVRLSPHVLGHSKAHVSRIVGELVRAGRARGSPGPIPGGALALAFRGDFIQVGSAYEQHKIRRPDGFDVLVPLRLPPLVALEPRGLGAEPGLSPGFHGCFVCALKAPPGASGAHWLRDCKPFADGFCVDVRGRRHLSAALVLRWFQSHLQRSLATVRYSLEERCRVSLTPGGLEQPPTLHILPCRTDYGCCRLSMAVRLIPAVHLGDSVFLVAPPPPPSPFGPLSELPGGLRAEALWGVNTARQEQKLLSWLQERAPPGACYLKCLQLLKALRDLGARGLDPMAATQWGRILSSYVLKTALLAVLLCKGAAAQGWDEAHLVERLEELVQFLRDCLLRRHTLFHCVLGPGGAAVEVGPLPKVLREAAPVDLLAVFDRHARELAAARLLSTWRRLPQLLRAYGGPRYLARCPPPGSQRTQGFPEDEP